From the Bacillus marinisedimentorum genome, one window contains:
- a CDS encoding EscU/YscU/HrcU family type III secretion system export apparatus switch protein — translation MTKDWAKRQAAALSYNAGASDAPKLKAKGSGYVADEIIRRARESNVPIQEDPSLVGLLSQLDINEEIPEELYQAVAEIFAFLYRIDRDDGIGN, via the coding sequence ATGACCAAAGACTGGGCGAAACGGCAGGCTGCGGCCCTCTCATATAACGCAGGGGCAAGTGATGCCCCGAAGCTTAAGGCAAAGGGGAGCGGCTATGTTGCAGATGAAATTATAAGGCGGGCACGCGAAAGCAATGTGCCAATCCAAGAGGACCCTTCTCTTGTCGGTTTATTGTCACAGCTGGATATCAATGAAGAAATTCCGGAAGAGCTGTACCAGGCAGTTGCAGAAATATTTGCCTTTTTGTACAGGATCGACCGGGATGATGGGATTGGAAATTGA
- the xerC gene encoding tyrosine recombinase XerC has translation MLTNEQAVRQFSEYIQIERNYSPHTLQGYLADIKEFEAFLKQQDIPVFAAVSYASVRIYLTELYQRQLARKSVARRISSLRSFYKFLLRENAVDQNPFSMVHQPKKEGRLPQFLYYEELDQLFKAADVATPLGQRNQAILELLYGSGIRVSECSGLDIANIDLTLGIALIHGKGRKERYVPIGSYAQDALEKYIKDGRKKLSAKADEESSSLFLNNRGRSLTDRGIRLILSKMIDDASLTISISPHVLRHTFATHLLNEGADLRSVQELLGHSHLSSTQIYTHITKDHLRKTYMNHHPRA, from the coding sequence ATGTTAACGAATGAACAGGCAGTCCGGCAATTCAGTGAATACATCCAAATTGAACGAAACTACTCCCCGCATACGCTGCAGGGATACTTGGCTGATATTAAAGAGTTTGAAGCATTTTTGAAGCAGCAGGACATACCAGTGTTTGCTGCTGTTTCTTATGCCTCTGTAAGAATCTATTTAACGGAACTTTACCAGAGGCAGCTGGCGAGAAAATCAGTGGCGCGGCGAATTTCGAGCCTTAGGAGCTTTTATAAGTTTCTTCTCAGGGAAAATGCGGTGGACCAGAATCCATTTTCAATGGTGCATCAGCCGAAAAAGGAAGGCAGGCTGCCGCAGTTCCTATACTACGAAGAACTTGACCAGCTTTTCAAAGCAGCCGACGTGGCTACTCCGCTCGGCCAGCGAAACCAGGCAATTTTGGAACTTTTATATGGCAGCGGCATCAGGGTAAGTGAATGCAGCGGGCTTGATATCGCCAATATTGACCTGACCCTGGGGATCGCCCTTATCCACGGTAAGGGCCGGAAGGAAAGGTATGTGCCGATCGGCAGCTACGCACAGGATGCTCTGGAAAAGTACATAAAAGATGGCAGGAAAAAGCTCAGTGCCAAAGCGGATGAGGAGAGTTCTTCCTTGTTTTTGAATAACCGCGGCCGCTCGCTTACGGACAGGGGAATCCGTCTGATTTTAAGCAAAATGATTGATGATGCTTCGCTTACAATCAGCATCAGCCCCCATGTCCTCCGCCACACGTTTGCAACCCATCTGCTCAATGAAGGCGCTGATTTAAGGTCTGTCCAGGAGCTGCTGGGACATTCCCATCTTTCTTCGACTCAGATTTATACACATATAACGAAAGATCATTTACGAAAAACATATATGAATCATCATCCTCGTGCATAA
- the topA gene encoding type I DNA topoisomerase has protein sequence MADYLVIVESPAKAKTIERYLGKKYKVKASMGHVIDLPKSQMGVDVEDDYRPKYITIRGKGPVLKELKAAAKKAKKVYLAADPDREGEAIAWHLAHSLDLDTEGDIRVVFNEITKDAVKESFKHPRTINMDLVDAQQARRILDRLVGYNISPLLWKKVKKGLSAGRVQSVAVRLIIDREKEINDFEPEEYWTIKALFEKDGETFEANFHSADGEKIELKSEGDVKNVTGKLDGKRFQIKSVTKKERKRNPAQPFTTSSLQQEAARKLNFRAKKTMMLAQQLYEGIDLGKKEGTVGLITYMRTDSTRISETASKEAADFITGNYGEQFIGKGKKQGKKQAAAQDAHEAVRPTSALRSPKEIKSYLSRDQFRLYKLIWERFIASQMAPAVLDTMTVELVNNGVLFRANGSKVKFPGFMKVYVEGTDDDKKEEDRTLPDMKEGDNVEASEIQPNQHFTQPPPRYTEARLVRTLEELGIGRPSTYAPTLDTIQRRGYVALDNKRFVPTELGEIVHELIVEFFPEIIDVDFTADMERNLDSVEDGDAEWVQIIDRFYKEFEKRLDVAEKEMEKVEIKDEPAGEDCEKCGSEMVYKMGRYGKFMACSNFPDCRNTKPIVKDIGVKCPSCDTGNIVERKSKKKRIFYGCDNYPECEFLSWDKPIARKCPKCENLLVEKKSKKGVQVHCTECDYKEEAQT, from the coding sequence ATGGCTGATTACCTAGTAATTGTTGAATCACCGGCAAAAGCCAAGACCATCGAGCGCTATCTCGGTAAAAAATATAAAGTGAAAGCATCGATGGGACACGTAATTGATTTACCAAAAAGCCAGATGGGGGTCGACGTCGAAGATGACTACCGTCCCAAATATATTACAATCAGGGGGAAGGGCCCTGTATTAAAAGAATTGAAAGCAGCAGCCAAAAAAGCGAAGAAAGTTTATCTCGCAGCTGACCCCGACCGTGAAGGGGAAGCGATCGCCTGGCATTTGGCACATAGTCTCGATTTAGATACAGAAGGTGACATTCGCGTTGTGTTCAATGAAATTACAAAAGATGCCGTCAAAGAATCTTTCAAGCATCCGCGCACGATCAATATGGATCTTGTCGACGCCCAGCAGGCAAGGCGTATCCTTGACAGGCTGGTCGGCTACAATATCAGCCCGCTTTTATGGAAAAAAGTGAAAAAAGGGCTCAGTGCCGGCCGTGTCCAATCGGTCGCTGTCAGACTCATTATCGACCGTGAAAAAGAAATAAATGATTTTGAACCTGAAGAATACTGGACTATCAAAGCGCTGTTTGAAAAAGACGGTGAAACGTTCGAGGCTAATTTCCATAGTGCTGACGGCGAAAAAATCGAGTTGAAGTCTGAAGGCGATGTTAAAAACGTCACCGGAAAGCTTGATGGAAAACGTTTTCAAATAAAGTCTGTCACCAAGAAGGAGAGGAAGCGGAATCCGGCCCAGCCTTTTACAACATCATCCCTGCAGCAGGAAGCGGCCCGAAAGCTGAACTTCAGGGCGAAAAAGACGATGATGCTTGCCCAGCAGTTATATGAAGGAATCGACCTCGGAAAAAAGGAAGGCACAGTCGGCCTGATCACATACATGAGGACAGACTCCACCAGAATTTCCGAGACGGCCTCCAAAGAAGCTGCCGACTTCATCACTGGAAATTACGGTGAACAGTTCATCGGCAAAGGCAAAAAGCAGGGGAAAAAGCAGGCGGCTGCCCAGGATGCCCACGAAGCTGTGCGCCCGACCTCAGCCCTCCGGTCGCCAAAAGAAATCAAAAGCTACCTGAGCAGAGACCAGTTCAGGCTTTATAAACTTATATGGGAACGTTTCATTGCAAGCCAGATGGCACCGGCTGTCCTCGACACAATGACGGTGGAACTTGTCAATAATGGTGTGCTGTTCCGTGCAAACGGTTCAAAGGTGAAGTTTCCAGGTTTCATGAAAGTGTACGTGGAAGGCACAGATGATGACAAGAAAGAAGAGGACCGCACGCTGCCGGACATGAAGGAAGGCGACAATGTTGAAGCGTCGGAAATCCAGCCGAACCAGCATTTCACACAGCCGCCGCCCCGTTATACGGAAGCACGTCTTGTAAGGACACTCGAGGAACTGGGGATCGGCCGCCCGTCAACGTATGCTCCTACGCTTGATACCATCCAGCGCCGCGGTTATGTAGCACTGGACAACAAACGTTTCGTGCCGACTGAGCTCGGAGAAATAGTCCACGAATTGATTGTTGAGTTTTTTCCGGAAATCATCGATGTGGATTTCACTGCTGACATGGAACGGAATCTTGACAGCGTTGAAGACGGAGATGCCGAATGGGTGCAAATCATCGACAGGTTCTATAAAGAATTTGAGAAAAGGCTTGATGTTGCTGAAAAGGAAATGGAAAAAGTTGAAATCAAAGATGAACCTGCAGGGGAAGACTGCGAAAAGTGCGGTTCGGAAATGGTTTATAAAATGGGGCGCTACGGTAAATTCATGGCGTGCTCCAATTTCCCAGACTGCCGCAACACAAAGCCGATCGTCAAAGATATCGGCGTAAAGTGCCCTAGCTGCGATACAGGGAACATTGTGGAAAGGAAAAGCAAAAAGAAACGGATATTTTACGGATGCGACAACTATCCGGAATGCGAGTTCCTGTCATGGGATAAACCGATTGCACGAAAATGCCCGAAATGTGAAAACTTATTGGTTGAAAAGAAGTCAAAAAAAGGTGTACAAGTACATTGTACGGAATGCGATTATAAAGAAGAGGCACAGACGTAA
- the hslU gene encoding HslU--HslV peptidase ATPase subunit, with amino-acid sequence MTTSLTPRQIVDRLDQYIIGQNGAKRAVSVALRNRYRRSLLDNKLKDEVVPKNILMIGPTGVGKTEIARRLAKLVGAPFVKVEATKFTEVGYVGRDVESMVRDLVETSVRLVKEEKMKTVKEKAEENANKRLVEVLVPSKTKTQNMKNPFEMLFGGQANGEDDDAAANSQEEQSIAQQRRQAAHKLALGELEDKIVTIEVEEQQQNMFDMLQGSGMEQMGMNFQDALGNFMPKKKKKKKLPVSEARTYLIQEEAQKLIDMDEVSQEAVSRAEHMGIIFIDEIDKIAGKNQNSADVSREGVQRDILPIVEGSTITTKYGQVKTDHVLFVAAGAFHMAKPSDLIPELQGRFPIRVELNDLTAEDFYRILVEPDNALLKQYQALLETEGIQLEFSDDAIRKIAAIAYEVNQDTDNIGARRLQTIMERLLEDLLFEAPDITMDTIKITPQYVDEKLQKIAKNRDLSQYIL; translated from the coding sequence ATGACAACAAGTTTGACGCCCAGGCAAATCGTGGACCGGCTCGATCAATATATTATTGGCCAGAATGGTGCAAAGCGTGCGGTGTCGGTAGCACTTCGGAACCGGTACCGCAGGAGCCTCCTCGATAATAAGCTGAAGGATGAAGTCGTTCCGAAAAACATATTGATGATCGGCCCTACTGGTGTTGGGAAAACGGAAATTGCAAGACGGCTTGCCAAGCTGGTAGGGGCGCCGTTTGTAAAAGTCGAAGCAACGAAGTTCACCGAGGTAGGCTATGTCGGGCGTGACGTGGAGTCGATGGTGCGTGATCTCGTCGAAACGTCAGTCCGCCTCGTCAAAGAGGAAAAAATGAAAACGGTCAAGGAAAAAGCAGAAGAAAATGCAAATAAACGCCTTGTGGAAGTGCTTGTCCCTTCCAAAACAAAAACGCAAAATATGAAAAACCCATTTGAAATGCTATTTGGCGGACAGGCAAATGGAGAGGACGATGATGCGGCAGCGAACAGCCAGGAAGAACAATCAATTGCACAGCAGCGCCGGCAGGCTGCCCACAAATTGGCGCTTGGAGAACTGGAAGATAAGATTGTCACTATTGAAGTGGAAGAACAGCAGCAAAACATGTTTGATATGCTTCAAGGTTCGGGGATGGAACAAATGGGTATGAATTTTCAGGATGCCCTTGGAAATTTCATGCCTAAGAAAAAGAAGAAGAAGAAGCTGCCTGTATCAGAAGCAAGGACATACTTGATCCAGGAGGAAGCCCAAAAACTGATTGATATGGATGAGGTTTCTCAGGAAGCTGTTTCACGGGCGGAACATATGGGAATCATATTTATAGACGAAATCGACAAAATAGCTGGAAAAAACCAAAATTCTGCCGATGTATCCCGTGAAGGGGTTCAGCGTGACATTTTGCCGATTGTTGAAGGCTCGACAATTACAACCAAATACGGACAGGTAAAAACAGACCATGTCCTGTTTGTCGCTGCCGGCGCATTCCATATGGCGAAGCCATCGGATCTGATCCCAGAGCTCCAGGGAAGATTCCCGATCCGGGTCGAATTGAATGACCTGACAGCGGAAGATTTTTACCGCATCCTCGTGGAACCTGACAATGCCCTTCTCAAACAGTATCAGGCTCTGCTGGAAACGGAAGGTATACAATTGGAATTTTCTGACGATGCTATTCGTAAGATTGCAGCAATTGCATATGAGGTAAATCAAGACACAGACAATATCGGAGCCAGGAGGCTGCAGACGATCATGGAACGGCTTTTGGAAGACCTCTTGTTTGAAGCACCGGATATTACGATGGACACAATAAAGATCACCCCTCAATATGTCGATGAAAAACTTCAGAAAATTGCTAAGAACCGTGATTTGAGTCAATATATTTTATAG
- the dprA gene encoding DNA-processing protein DprA: protein MTAANEKLIHIHHCSGGASWSAIRSMVEVDPGLTSVYNMSVHELMNVFQFNTGFARQFYDNLRKISIDGVLAVYNEEKITALTVFDSGYPSILKEIADPPWVLYGKGRTEYLQQRNWISVVGTRNPSADGRKAAEVICKALTNQGWGIISGLAAGIDAASHRAAISGNGATIAVLGSGFHHVYPRENLHLAEQISASHLLLSEYPPHIRPQKWQFPQRNRIISGLSPATVVVEAKERSGSLITADQALDQNREVFAVPGSIFEPCAAGTNRLIKEGAHPVINPDDIIDELVLFCE from the coding sequence ATGACAGCTGCCAATGAAAAGCTGATTCACATCCATCATTGCAGCGGCGGTGCAAGCTGGTCCGCCATTCGCAGTATGGTTGAAGTTGACCCGGGGCTTACATCTGTTTATAATATGTCAGTGCATGAACTAATGAATGTATTTCAGTTTAATACCGGTTTTGCCAGGCAGTTTTATGATAACCTGCGGAAAATTTCAATCGACGGAGTCCTTGCTGTATATAATGAAGAAAAAATTACGGCCCTGACCGTTTTCGATTCCGGATATCCTTCTATTTTAAAGGAAATCGCCGATCCTCCATGGGTTCTTTACGGAAAAGGGAGAACAGAATATCTTCAGCAAAGGAACTGGATCAGTGTTGTCGGAACAAGGAACCCTTCAGCGGACGGCAGGAAAGCGGCAGAAGTGATTTGCAAAGCGCTGACAAACCAGGGCTGGGGTATCATAAGCGGGCTGGCCGCGGGCATTGACGCAGCTTCCCATAGAGCTGCCATCAGCGGAAATGGAGCGACAATTGCTGTTTTAGGTTCAGGCTTTCACCATGTATATCCTCGAGAAAATCTGCATCTTGCTGAACAAATATCAGCTTCCCATCTTCTACTTTCTGAATACCCGCCTCATATCAGGCCTCAAAAATGGCAATTCCCACAACGCAACCGGATTATAAGCGGTTTATCACCTGCTACTGTGGTCGTTGAAGCGAAAGAACGAAGCGGCTCTTTAATAACGGCTGACCAGGCACTCGATCAGAACAGGGAAGTATTCGCCGTGCCTGGGTCGATTTTCGAACCCTGTGCAGCAGGGACGAACCGCCTCATCAAAGAAGGAGCCCATCCGGTGATAAACCCGGATGATATAATAGATGAGCTGGTTTTATTTTGTGAATAA
- a CDS encoding ribonuclease HII, translating to MLNKSIKEIETLLFNDGQPDPVLVEKLKEDRRKGVQHLLKRFEKQERRIRDLRDRFCRMSIYEQKARRKGASAIAGVDEVGRGPLAGPVVAAAVILPEDCLILGLDDSKKLSEQKREELEQEILKNALSVCIGISEPEEIDRLNIYQASRLAMKRAVEGLDTQPDHLLVDAVEIDTEISQEAIIKGDGHSVSIAAASIIAKVKRDRLMKDLGRRYPGYGFEKHMGYPTSTHLEALEKLGPAPFHRRSFGPVKNRI from the coding sequence TTGCTTAATAAATCAATTAAAGAAATCGAAACATTGCTGTTTAATGATGGACAACCCGATCCGGTGCTTGTTGAGAAATTAAAGGAAGACAGGCGAAAGGGTGTTCAGCACCTTTTGAAGCGCTTTGAAAAACAGGAAAGGCGAATCCGTGATCTTCGAGACCGGTTTTGCCGGATGAGCATTTATGAGCAGAAAGCACGCCGGAAAGGCGCTTCAGCAATAGCCGGTGTGGACGAAGTGGGGCGCGGGCCGCTGGCAGGTCCAGTAGTCGCTGCGGCTGTCATTTTACCGGAAGATTGTCTCATACTTGGCCTGGATGATTCTAAAAAACTATCAGAACAAAAGAGGGAAGAGCTTGAACAGGAGATACTAAAAAATGCACTATCGGTTTGCATTGGAATTTCCGAGCCTGAAGAAATTGACCGGCTCAACATTTACCAGGCTTCACGGCTGGCAATGAAGCGGGCGGTAGAAGGACTTGACACACAACCTGACCACCTGCTTGTCGACGCTGTTGAAATCGACACAGAGATCAGCCAGGAAGCTATCATTAAAGGGGATGGGCACAGTGTATCCATCGCCGCCGCCTCAATCATTGCCAAAGTGAAAAGGGACCGGCTGATGAAAGATCTCGGCAGGCGCTATCCGGGGTATGGTTTTGAAAAGCATATGGGCTATCCTACCAGCACCCACCTTGAGGCACTGGAAAAGCTGGGCCCGGCCCCATTCCACCGCCGTTCTTTCGGTCCGGTGAAAAATCGGATATAA
- the sucD gene encoding succinate--CoA ligase subunit alpha encodes MSIYVNKDTKVIVQGITGATGLFHTEQMLEYGTKIVGGVTPGKGGTEAAGVPVFDTLTEAIEKTGANASVVYVPPAFAADAIMEAVDAELDLVITITEGIPVLDMVKVRRYMEGKKTRLVGPNCPGVITPEECKIGIMPGYIHKKGHVGIVSRSGTLTYEAVDQLSTSGIGQSTAVGIGGDPVNGTDFIDVLKAFNEDEDTYAVVMIGEIGGTAEEEAAEWVKANMKKPVIGFIGGQTAPPGKRMGHAGAIISGGKGTAAEKIKTMNECGIKVAETPAVIGETMISVLKENGLYDKCKTH; translated from the coding sequence ATGAGTATTTATGTAAATAAGGATACCAAAGTGATTGTACAGGGAATCACCGGTGCTACCGGTTTATTTCATACGGAGCAAATGCTGGAATACGGCACTAAAATTGTCGGCGGTGTAACTCCTGGAAAGGGCGGCACTGAAGCTGCAGGTGTACCGGTATTTGATACGCTGACAGAAGCGATTGAAAAAACAGGTGCCAACGCTTCTGTAGTCTATGTTCCGCCTGCGTTCGCAGCCGACGCGATCATGGAAGCGGTCGATGCTGAGCTTGACCTTGTCATAACAATTACAGAAGGAATTCCTGTACTTGATATGGTTAAGGTTCGCCGCTATATGGAAGGCAAGAAGACACGTCTTGTCGGGCCTAACTGCCCGGGTGTCATTACGCCGGAAGAATGTAAAATCGGTATCATGCCTGGATATATCCATAAAAAAGGCCACGTCGGAATTGTATCCCGTTCCGGAACCCTCACATACGAAGCGGTCGACCAGCTGTCAACTTCAGGAATCGGGCAGTCTACCGCAGTCGGCATCGGCGGGGACCCGGTCAATGGTACAGACTTCATCGATGTTTTGAAAGCATTCAATGAAGATGAAGATACGTATGCAGTTGTCATGATCGGTGAAATCGGCGGAACTGCCGAAGAGGAAGCGGCAGAGTGGGTAAAGGCGAACATGAAGAAGCCTGTCATTGGGTTTATCGGCGGACAGACTGCACCTCCAGGAAAACGAATGGGCCATGCCGGCGCCATCATTTCCGGCGGTAAGGGAACGGCAGCCGAAAAAATCAAGACGATGAATGAGTGCGGTATCAAAGTTGCCGAAACTCCGGCTGTCATCGGCGAAACGATGATTTCGGTCCTAAAAGAAAACGGCTTGTATGACAAGTGTAAAACCCATTAA
- the trmFO gene encoding FADH(2)-oxidizing methylenetetrahydrofolate--tRNA-(uracil(54)-C(5))-methyltransferase TrmFO, with protein MTTKTVHVIGAGLAGSEAAWQLAERGINVHLHEMRPVRQTPAHHTDKFAELVCSNSLRANALTNAVGVLKEEMRNCNSVIIKAGDASSVPAGGALAVDRHEFAAYVTEHVKGHPNVTVTNEEVTELPEEPAIVATGPLTSEALSARLKELTGEEYLYFYDAAAPIIEKDSINMDKVYLKSRYDKGEAAYLNCPMTEEEFDLFYEALMEAETVQVKEFEKEMFFEGCMPIEVMGGRGKKTMLFGPMKPVGLEDPKTGKQPYAVVQLRQDDAAGTLYNIVGFQTHLKWGPQKEVIRMIPGLENAEIVRYGVMHRNTFVNSPNLLRPTYQYKERDDLFFAGQMTGVEGYVESAASGLIAGINAARVVNGQEPVQFPAETAMGSMARYITSANPKNFQPMNANFGLFPPLAEKIRKKQERNEQYGKRALDTIQNFVKSL; from the coding sequence ATGACAACAAAGACCGTACATGTAATCGGAGCCGGACTGGCCGGCAGTGAAGCCGCATGGCAGCTTGCCGAACGGGGCATCAATGTCCATTTGCATGAGATGCGCCCGGTCAGGCAGACACCTGCACATCATACGGATAAATTCGCAGAATTGGTCTGCAGCAACTCCCTGAGGGCGAACGCACTGACGAATGCAGTCGGTGTATTGAAGGAGGAAATGCGGAATTGCAACTCCGTCATTATCAAAGCCGGGGACGCTTCTTCTGTCCCGGCAGGAGGAGCGTTGGCTGTCGACCGGCATGAGTTCGCAGCTTATGTTACGGAACATGTGAAAGGTCACCCGAATGTGACCGTCACGAATGAAGAAGTGACGGAACTTCCTGAAGAACCTGCCATTGTTGCAACCGGTCCGCTTACTTCTGAGGCACTATCTGCAAGGCTGAAAGAACTGACTGGTGAAGAATACTTATATTTCTATGATGCGGCAGCACCGATCATCGAAAAAGACAGCATCAACATGGACAAGGTTTACTTGAAGTCGAGATACGATAAAGGTGAAGCGGCGTACCTCAATTGCCCGATGACAGAAGAGGAATTTGACCTCTTCTATGAAGCACTCATGGAAGCCGAAACCGTCCAGGTCAAGGAATTTGAAAAAGAGATGTTTTTCGAAGGCTGCATGCCGATTGAAGTAATGGGAGGCCGCGGCAAAAAGACGATGCTGTTCGGACCGATGAAGCCGGTCGGCCTTGAGGATCCGAAGACGGGAAAACAGCCGTATGCGGTTGTCCAGCTCCGCCAGGATGATGCCGCCGGAACCCTGTACAACATCGTCGGATTCCAGACACACTTGAAATGGGGTCCTCAAAAAGAAGTGATCCGGATGATTCCTGGACTGGAAAATGCAGAAATTGTCCGTTACGGCGTCATGCACAGAAATACATTTGTCAATTCACCGAACCTTTTAAGGCCGACATATCAGTATAAAGAGCGCGACGACCTGTTCTTTGCCGGTCAAATGACAGGTGTGGAAGGATACGTTGAATCGGCTGCGTCAGGCTTGATCGCAGGCATAAATGCTGCGAGAGTCGTAAACGGGCAGGAACCTGTACAGTTCCCGGCCGAAACAGCGATGGGCAGCATGGCAAGGTATATCACCAGCGCCAACCCGAAGAACTTCCAGCCGATGAATGCGAATTTTGGCCTGTTCCCGCCGCTTGCCGAAAAAATCCGCAAAAAACAGGAACGGAATGAGCAATACGGCAAAAGAGCACTGGACACAATTCAGAATTTTGTAAAAAGTTTATGA
- the sucC gene encoding ADP-forming succinate--CoA ligase subunit beta: MNIHEYQGKELLRNYGVAVPNGKVAFSVDEAVEAAKELATDVTVVKAQIHAGGRGKAGGVKVAKNLDEVRTYAEEILGKTLVTHQTGPEGKEVKRLLIEEGCDIQKEYYVGLVLDRATSRVVMMASEEGGTEIEEVAEKTPEKIFKEVVDPAVGLLPFQARRLAFNINIPKELVNKAVKFMLGLYQVFVDKDCSIAEINPLVTTGDGNVMALDAKLNFDPNALYRHKDILEYRDLEEEDQKEIEASKYDLNYIPLDGNIGCMVNGAGLAMATMDIIKHYGGDPANFLDVGGGATTEKVTEAFKIILSDDNVKGIFVNIFGGIMKCDIIANGVVEATKQVGLELPLVVRLEGTNVELGRKILNESGLNITAADSMADGAEKIVSLVK; encoded by the coding sequence ATGAATATCCACGAGTATCAGGGGAAAGAACTCCTCAGAAATTACGGGGTAGCAGTCCCGAATGGAAAAGTTGCCTTTTCTGTGGATGAAGCTGTTGAAGCAGCGAAAGAACTCGCCACAGATGTAACCGTTGTCAAGGCGCAGATCCATGCGGGCGGACGCGGAAAGGCAGGCGGTGTCAAGGTTGCAAAAAATCTTGACGAAGTGCGTACATACGCTGAAGAAATCCTCGGCAAGACACTGGTTACACACCAGACAGGCCCTGAAGGCAAAGAAGTAAAGCGTCTCCTGATCGAGGAAGGCTGCGACATTCAAAAGGAATACTATGTAGGCCTTGTGCTTGACCGTGCGACTTCACGCGTCGTAATGATGGCGTCTGAAGAAGGCGGAACAGAAATTGAAGAAGTAGCAGAAAAAACGCCGGAGAAAATCTTTAAAGAAGTTGTAGACCCGGCAGTCGGCCTGCTTCCTTTCCAGGCGAGGCGGCTTGCATTCAACATCAATATCCCGAAAGAACTTGTCAACAAAGCGGTCAAGTTCATGCTTGGCCTTTACCAAGTCTTCGTTGATAAGGATTGTTCAATCGCCGAAATCAATCCTCTTGTCACGACAGGGGACGGCAATGTCATGGCGCTTGATGCCAAATTGAATTTTGATCCGAATGCGCTTTACCGCCATAAGGACATTTTGGAGTACCGTGACCTGGAAGAAGAAGACCAGAAGGAAATCGAAGCATCAAAATATGACCTTAACTATATTCCGCTTGACGGAAATATCGGCTGTATGGTCAACGGCGCTGGTCTGGCCATGGCGACCATGGACATCATTAAGCATTACGGGGGCGACCCGGCGAACTTCCTTGATGTTGGGGGCGGCGCCACAACCGAAAAAGTGACCGAAGCGTTCAAAATCATCCTTTCCGATGATAACGTCAAAGGGATTTTCGTTAACATTTTCGGCGGCATCATGAAGTGTGATATCATTGCAAACGGTGTAGTAGAGGCTACGAAGCAAGTAGGGCTTGAGCTTCCGCTTGTTGTGCGCCTTGAAGGCACAAACGTCGAACTTGGCCGTAAAATCCTGAACGAATCAGGACTCAATATCACCGCAGCCGACTCTATGGCAGACGGTGCAGAAAAAATTGTATCACTAGTAAAGTAA
- the hslV gene encoding ATP-dependent protease subunit HslV: MEAGFHATTIFAVRHKGESAMAGDGQVTFGNAVVMKHTAKKVRRLYGGKVLAGFAGSVADAFTLFEKFEGKLEEYNGNLQRAAVELAKEWRSDKMLRKLEAMLIIMNKDSLLLISGTGEVIEPDDGILAIGSGGNYALAAGRALKRHSGDNLDAPGIARAALEIAGEICVYTNDQIVLEQL; encoded by the coding sequence GTGGAAGCTGGTTTTCATGCAACAACCATATTTGCGGTCCGGCATAAAGGCGAGTCTGCCATGGCGGGAGACGGACAGGTGACGTTCGGAAATGCCGTAGTGATGAAACATACCGCCAAAAAGGTAAGAAGACTGTACGGCGGCAAAGTGCTTGCCGGTTTTGCTGGTTCAGTCGCAGATGCGTTCACTTTATTCGAGAAGTTTGAAGGCAAGCTTGAGGAATACAACGGCAACCTTCAGCGTGCAGCCGTGGAGCTTGCAAAAGAATGGCGCAGCGATAAAATGCTGAGGAAGCTGGAAGCCATGCTGATTATCATGAATAAAGACAGCCTGCTGCTGATTTCGGGAACGGGAGAAGTGATAGAGCCGGACGATGGTATTTTAGCTATCGGATCAGGCGGCAATTATGCACTTGCAGCCGGGCGGGCCCTGAAGCGGCACTCCGGCGACAACCTCGATGCACCAGGCATTGCGAGGGCCGCCCTTGAAATCGCAGGCGAAATTTGCGTATACACCAATGACCAGATTGTCCTGGAACAATTATAA